Proteins from one Podospora pseudoanserina strain CBS 124.78 chromosome 1, whole genome shotgun sequence genomic window:
- a CDS encoding hypothetical protein (BUSCO:EOG09263U08; EggNog:ENOG503NW6J; COG:K), with product MEQPPPPPVPGRLTLKTTSSALGATSPPPGLAGFSAMSPGAQTPSGAPKIKLVRKSLPPTPAEPNPPSGYFPAASLTAEEVAVAPPAPKVTTTKAGRRPKPTLKKRAHQSDDDEDIPLANGSGPLAKKTKITLKPTTPGGTISTKPTLKLKPVGKIPHRPLGEGYDSEAEDREIDPVIEEQFVMRFMDNEDCDYIRQCITEKKIGNGAEVNFKFLDDEGRRAVWIVRGKYYAAILLDLPTITEGMKTWDKKAMVKSADICQMMLVFAEVKNEEEAKTAPLPKAVEHGHRWPHGITPPMHDARNRRFRKRLSKLEIQNKEAEVERLLAADREAVSTRTEVLDSRIVEESESEDYEEDAEGEEDDEQLDKVEEELDEAALMDAFMNAPETPMEGLDQPTPAVAPDAVTPLTANTGTPVAQTEEEEVVEEEESEEDEEESEEDGDDDDDDGDEDDHDDKASVRAEIANLKKQLKQYEENLAKSVGAIIRKRIEASIRSVKSEIDLKMSSIGEVEDY from the coding sequence ATggaacaaccacctcccccacccgtTCCCGGGCGACTCACCCTGAAAACCACAAGCTCAGCCCTTGGCGCGACAAGTCCTCCACCTGGTCTCGCCGGATTCAGCGCAATGTCTCCCGGTGCTCAAACGCCATCAGGCGCGCCAAAGATCAAATTGGTGCGAAAATcgctcccacccacccccgccgagcCGAATCCTCCCTCTGGCTATTTCCCAGCAGCGAGTTTGACAGCAGAGGAGGTTGCCGTCGCTCCGCCCGCCCCAAAAGTCACAACTACCAAGGCTGGGAGAAGACCAAAGCCCACACTCAAGAAGAGGGCTCATCAGagtgatgacgatgaggacatACCATTAGCCAATGGATCCGGACCACTAGccaagaagacgaagatTACGCTTAAACCAACAACTCCCGGCGGCACCATCTCGACTAAACCAACGCTCAAACTGAAGCCAGTAGGCAAGATTCCTCACCGGCCTCTCGGCGAAGGCTACGACTCGGAGGCGGAAGATCGCGAGATTGATCCGGTTATCGAGGAACAATTTGTCATGCGCTTTATGGACAACGAAGACTGCGATTATATACGACAGTGCAtcacagaaaagaaaatcggCAATGGTGCCGAGGTCAACTTTAAGTTTCTGGACGACGAAGGTCGACGTGCTGTGTGGATTGTTCGCGGGAAGTACTATGCGGCGATTCTCCTCGATCTCCCTACCATCACTGAGGGTATGAAGACGTGGGATAAAAAGGCCATGGTCAAGTCCGCGGATATTTGTCAGATGATGTTGGTCTTTGCTGAAGTCAagaacgaggaggaggccaagactGCGCCGCTGCCAAAGGCTGTTGAGCACGGTCATCGCTGGCCACACGGTATAACGCCCCCAATGCACGATGCCAGAAACCGTCGTTTCCGCAAGCGATTGTCGAAGCTCGAGATCCAGaacaaggaggccgaggtggaaAGGTTATTGGCGGCTGATCGGGAGGCTGTCAGCACCAGAACGGAGGTTCTAGACAGTAGAATTGTCGAGGAGTCGGAGTCTGAAGATTatgaggaggatgctgagggtgaagaggatgatgagcaaCTCGAtaaggtcgaggaggagcttgacgagGCTGCGCTGATGGATGCTTTCATGAATGCGCCAGAGACGCCGATGGAGGGTCTTGATCAGCCTACGCCGGCTGTTGCTCCTGATGCTGTTACGCCACTTACCGCTAATACTGGTACTCCTGTTGCCCagactgaggaggaggaagttgtggaggaggaagagtcagaagaagatgaagaggagtcagaagaggatggggatgatgatgatgacgatggagatgaagacgacCATGACGACAAGGCCAGTGTGCGGGCGGAGATTGCTAATCTCAAGAAACAGCTCAAGCAATACGAGGAGAACCTTGCCAAGTCGGTCGGTGCGATTATTCGGAAGCGTATTGAGGCTTCGATCAGGAGTGTCAAGTCGGAGATTGACCTCAAGATGTCTTCTAtcggtgaggttgaggattATTGA